The Urbifossiella limnaea genome has a window encoding:
- a CDS encoding NAD-dependent epimerase/dehydratase family protein produces the protein MPRTFLVTGATGFVGSHVAEALVARGDLVRTLAREGSDTAILDRLGVTVVRGDLTDPDAVRRAAEGADVVIHCGAKVGDWGPVDDYRKVNVEGLRSLLDATLGRPLDRFVVVSSLGVYEARHHFGTDETEPLPDHHIDGYTQSKVEAERLALQYYRKQKLPVTVLRPGFIYGPRDRSVLPRIAGRLRERSVIYIARGRYALNTTYVGNLVDAILLAVDRPEAVGEVFNITDGEFVSKRTFFETIADGIGAKRPRGSIPVWLARFVANWRESVFRRKNKPHPPRATQAQLKFAGLNLDFSIAKARGRLGYAPRVSFQQGMKAALDWYREAQK, from the coding sequence ATGCCTCGCACGTTCCTCGTCACCGGCGCTACCGGGTTTGTCGGCTCGCACGTCGCCGAAGCCCTCGTGGCCCGCGGCGACCTCGTCCGCACCCTCGCCCGGGAGGGGAGCGACACTGCCATCCTGGACAGGCTCGGCGTCACCGTGGTTCGCGGCGACTTGACCGACCCCGACGCCGTGAGGCGCGCCGCCGAGGGGGCCGACGTGGTCATCCACTGCGGGGCAAAGGTCGGCGACTGGGGGCCGGTGGACGACTACCGCAAGGTGAACGTCGAGGGGTTGCGGTCGCTGCTCGACGCCACCCTGGGTCGGCCGCTCGACCGGTTCGTCGTCGTTTCGTCGCTGGGCGTCTACGAGGCCCGCCACCACTTCGGCACCGACGAGACCGAACCGCTACCCGACCACCACATCGACGGCTACACGCAGTCGAAGGTCGAGGCCGAGCGGCTGGCGTTGCAGTACTACCGCAAGCAGAAGCTGCCGGTGACGGTGCTGCGGCCTGGGTTCATCTACGGCCCGCGCGACCGCTCTGTACTGCCGCGGATCGCCGGCCGGCTGCGGGAGCGGAGCGTCATCTACATCGCCCGCGGCCGCTATGCCCTCAACACCACCTACGTCGGCAACCTCGTCGATGCCATCCTGCTGGCCGTGGACCGGCCGGAGGCCGTCGGCGAGGTCTTCAACATCACCGACGGCGAGTTCGTCAGCAAGCGGACGTTTTTCGAGACGATCGCCGACGGGATCGGGGCGAAGCGGCCGCGCGGGAGCATTCCGGTGTGGCTGGCGCGGTTCGTCGCCAACTGGCGCGAGAGCGTGTTCCGGCGGAAGAACAAGCCGCACCCGCCGCGGGCGACGCAGGCGCAGCTGAAGTTCGCGGGGCTCAACCTCGACTTCTCCATCGCCAAGGCCCGCGGCCGTCTCGGCTACGCGCCGCGGGTGTCGTTCCAGCAGGGGATGAAGGCGGCGCTCGACTGGTATCGGGAAGCGCAGAAGTGA
- the uppP gene encoding undecaprenyl-diphosphatase UppP: MTFHAVIIPTTGLPVMPLWHAVVLGIVQGLTEFLPISSTAHLLLVRQLLGHPHPDDAFTVVIQLGTLVAVVAYFRIDLRRILAAVWADLRERRLGTTVEGRLAWFIVLGTVPAVAVGFLFKRQLKETFFNLPAVAVVATAFAVLLAAAEWWARRRAARGLPDRNDANLTWLDALWIGCWQACALMPGGSRSGTTLTGGLFAGLGRAAAARFSFLLSVPVILGAGLKDLLDEYKKLRAPEPDGPPSLFASADDAAALLVGTLVSAVVGYLAVAWLLHFLKRYSTVVFVAYRLLLGSAIGGAVLAGWLK; this comes from the coding sequence GTGACGTTTCACGCGGTCATCATACCGACCACCGGGCTGCCCGTCATGCCGCTGTGGCACGCCGTCGTCCTCGGAATCGTCCAGGGGCTGACCGAGTTCCTCCCCATCAGCTCCACGGCGCACCTTCTCCTCGTCCGCCAACTGCTCGGCCACCCACACCCGGACGACGCCTTCACCGTGGTGATCCAGCTCGGCACGCTCGTCGCCGTGGTCGCGTACTTCCGCATCGACCTTCGCCGCATCCTGGCCGCGGTGTGGGCCGATCTGCGCGAACGCCGCCTCGGCACCACCGTCGAGGGGCGCCTGGCGTGGTTCATCGTGCTGGGCACCGTCCCCGCCGTGGCCGTCGGCTTCCTGTTCAAGCGGCAGTTGAAGGAGACGTTCTTCAACCTGCCGGCCGTGGCCGTGGTGGCGACGGCGTTCGCGGTGCTGCTCGCGGCCGCGGAGTGGTGGGCGCGCCGCCGCGCCGCCCGCGGCCTGCCCGATCGCAACGACGCCAATCTTACGTGGCTCGACGCGCTGTGGATCGGCTGCTGGCAGGCGTGTGCCCTCATGCCGGGTGGGTCGCGCTCGGGGACGACGCTCACGGGGGGGTTGTTCGCCGGCCTCGGCCGGGCGGCGGCGGCGCGGTTCTCGTTCCTGCTGTCGGTGCCGGTCATCCTCGGCGCCGGGCTCAAGGACTTGCTCGACGAGTACAAGAAGCTCCGCGCCCCGGAGCCCGACGGGCCGCCGAGCCTGTTCGCGTCCGCCGACGACGCCGCGGCTCTGCTCGTCGGCACGCTCGTGTCGGCGGTCGTGGGTTACCTGGCTGTGGCGTGGCTGCTTCACTTCCTGAAGCGATACTCGACGGTTGTATTCGTCGCGTACCGATTGTTGCTCGGTTCCGCCATCGGCGGAGCAGTCCTGGCGGGCTGGCTAAAATAG
- a CDS encoding DUF6065 family protein, producing MPTDEPTEQPFIAYELHQPVDYPLEAAPINREWMDKAHLRFPYRCLPLTIANQAGWVIRSPIGFAVYWYGGPNKEDVEVRFDGPPDPRVCSHFGVGTFTFTIPFLFRTPPGINLWVKGPTNWIKDGAQPLEGVVETDWLASTFTMNWKLTRVCEWVRFERGDPFCMLVPVPRGLAESLVPRRERIESAPDLKAEYDAWQASRNTFLHGLHTRDPQAVKVGWQKDYFQGKRQGGEGFEEHQTKLAIREFAPAPPPAPVSLPPPTAEDEAGPY from the coding sequence ATGCCGACGGACGAGCCGACCGAACAACCCTTCATCGCCTACGAGCTGCACCAGCCGGTGGACTACCCGCTGGAGGCGGCGCCCATCAACCGCGAGTGGATGGACAAGGCGCACCTGCGCTTCCCGTACCGCTGCCTGCCGCTGACCATCGCCAACCAGGCCGGTTGGGTCATCCGTAGCCCGATCGGCTTCGCCGTGTACTGGTACGGCGGGCCGAACAAGGAGGACGTGGAGGTCCGCTTCGACGGGCCGCCCGACCCGCGCGTGTGCAGCCACTTCGGCGTCGGCACCTTCACGTTCACCATCCCGTTCCTGTTCCGCACGCCCCCGGGCATCAACCTGTGGGTGAAGGGGCCGACCAACTGGATCAAGGACGGCGCGCAGCCGCTCGAAGGCGTCGTGGAGACCGACTGGCTGGCGTCGACGTTCACGATGAACTGGAAGCTGACGCGGGTGTGCGAGTGGGTGCGGTTCGAGCGCGGCGACCCGTTCTGCATGCTGGTGCCGGTGCCGCGCGGGCTGGCCGAGAGCCTGGTGCCGCGGCGCGAACGGATCGAGTCGGCGCCCGACCTGAAGGCCGAGTACGACGCCTGGCAGGCGAGCCGGAACACGTTCCTCCACGGGCTCCACACCCGCGACCCGCAGGCGGTGAAGGTGGGCTGGCAGAAGGACTACTTCCAAGGAAAACGGCAGGGCGGCGAGGGGTTCGAGGAGCACCAGACGAAGCTGGCCATCCGCGAGTTCGCCCCGGCCCCGCCGCCGGCCCCGGTTTCGCTTCCGCCCCCGACGGCGGAGGACGAGGCGGGGCCGTACTGA
- a CDS encoding uracil-DNA glycosylase, translated as MAKKRPAAAAPSLFDAEPAASRPADVPGLPADLPESWRAVLEPETHKPYWADLSRFVAEERAAHAVMPPAADVFNAFKFTPLDDVKLLLLGQDPYPTPGVAHGLCFSVLPGVKVPASLKNIYRELQDDVGATPVTHGHLASWAKQGVLMLNACLTVRANEPNSHAGKGWEKFTDAAIRAVNDRAEPAVFLLWGSYAQKKAKLIDAARHTVIKGVHPSPLSASSGFFGSRPFSAVNAALAGHGVAPIVWQLPTSPE; from the coding sequence ATGGCCAAGAAGAGGCCCGCCGCAGCCGCGCCGTCACTGTTCGACGCCGAGCCCGCGGCTTCGCGGCCGGCCGACGTGCCGGGTTTGCCTGCCGACCTGCCAGAGTCCTGGCGCGCCGTGCTGGAGCCGGAGACGCACAAGCCCTACTGGGCCGACCTGTCGCGCTTCGTCGCCGAGGAGCGCGCCGCCCACGCCGTCATGCCGCCCGCCGCCGACGTATTCAACGCCTTCAAGTTCACGCCGCTCGACGACGTCAAGCTGCTGCTGCTCGGCCAGGACCCCTACCCGACTCCGGGCGTGGCCCACGGCCTGTGCTTCTCGGTGCTGCCGGGCGTGAAGGTGCCCGCCTCGCTGAAGAACATCTACCGCGAGCTGCAAGACGACGTGGGGGCGACGCCGGTGACGCACGGCCACCTGGCGTCGTGGGCGAAGCAGGGCGTGCTGATGCTGAACGCCTGCCTGACGGTGCGCGCGAACGAGCCGAACTCGCACGCCGGGAAGGGGTGGGAAAAATTCACCGACGCCGCCATCCGCGCCGTGAACGACCGGGCCGAACCGGCAGTGTTCCTGCTGTGGGGGAGCTACGCCCAGAAGAAGGCGAAGCTGATCGACGCGGCGCGGCACACGGTCATCAAGGGCGTCCACCCGTCGCCGCTGTCGGCGTCGAGCGGGTTCTTCGGCAGCCGGCCGTTCTCGGCGGTGAATGCGGCGCTGGCGGGGCACGGCGTGGCGCCGATCGTGTGGCAGCTACCTACGTCGCCGGAATGA
- a CDS encoding sensor histidine kinase yields MSSVIPPPSVRRYVWRLAPLVVLWFIPVGWVGWQLAARGEWTRETDEADVREWLNESRVFRKPLPELVREYAETTDPERLRLKADEIDAHLTALAEPTRQYAGKLPLFPDVYAIAVELPGRDPPPGRDAHPAWRSPIPRPGADAKGRVRVLEFDAGGGRIRCEYRAHSLNRFEQEQRERRVGQFAAVAVLVAGFAVVSYFVVRFLRRERDREVRDYEDRLAAEHRELELVQAKQAAEELERQVLAAELDKAKVEGRAAEAERAALEMKSQLYASIGIMAGSYAHNIKNLLVRPNDLLARCMEADALPREQHGMLQEVKATLGTVTERLQQILRTVRRDPNKTELTQLDLNDLVRDSERTWAAMAWDKWKLRLTASPAGVPLPVTGDLSHLQQAVENLVFNARDATFEMRNHLREAARGGDAAGRKQRLLDAAAWKGEVSLRAFRDGDEAVLEVRDNGIGMTDDVRMKCLTTHFSTKRDNALYEGYSAGMGLGLSFVAVVLEHHGASLEIDSAPLRGTTFRVRWRRAE; encoded by the coding sequence ATGAGCAGCGTCATCCCGCCGCCGTCGGTCCGCCGCTACGTCTGGCGGCTCGCGCCGCTGGTCGTCCTGTGGTTCATCCCCGTCGGCTGGGTCGGGTGGCAACTGGCCGCGCGCGGCGAGTGGACCCGCGAGACGGACGAGGCCGACGTGCGCGAGTGGCTGAACGAGTCGCGCGTGTTCCGCAAGCCGCTGCCGGAACTCGTCCGCGAGTACGCCGAGACGACGGACCCGGAGCGGCTCCGGCTGAAGGCCGACGAGATCGACGCCCACCTGACGGCACTCGCCGAGCCGACGCGGCAGTACGCCGGCAAGCTGCCGCTGTTCCCCGACGTGTACGCGATCGCGGTCGAGTTGCCGGGCCGCGACCCGCCGCCGGGCCGAGACGCACACCCGGCGTGGCGCTCGCCGATCCCGCGGCCGGGGGCCGACGCCAAGGGGCGCGTGCGCGTGCTGGAGTTCGACGCCGGCGGCGGCCGCATCCGCTGCGAGTACCGGGCACACAGCCTGAACCGCTTCGAGCAGGAGCAGCGCGAGCGGCGCGTCGGGCAGTTCGCGGCGGTCGCCGTGCTCGTCGCCGGGTTCGCGGTGGTGTCGTACTTCGTGGTGCGGTTCCTGCGCCGCGAGCGCGACCGCGAGGTCCGCGACTACGAGGACCGCCTCGCCGCCGAGCACCGCGAGCTGGAGTTGGTACAAGCGAAGCAGGCGGCCGAGGAGTTGGAGCGGCAGGTGCTCGCGGCCGAGCTCGACAAGGCGAAGGTCGAGGGCCGCGCGGCCGAGGCCGAGCGGGCGGCGCTGGAGATGAAGTCGCAGTTGTACGCGAGCATCGGCATCATGGCCGGCAGCTACGCCCACAACATCAAGAACCTGCTGGTGCGGCCGAACGACCTGCTGGCCCGGTGCATGGAGGCCGACGCCCTCCCCCGCGAGCAGCACGGCATGTTGCAGGAGGTGAAGGCGACGCTCGGCACCGTCACCGAGCGGTTGCAACAAATCCTCCGCACCGTCCGCCGCGACCCGAACAAGACCGAACTCACGCAGCTCGACCTGAACGACCTGGTGCGCGACTCCGAGCGCACGTGGGCGGCGATGGCCTGGGACAAGTGGAAGCTGCGGCTCACCGCCTCACCCGCGGGCGTGCCGCTGCCGGTGACGGGCGACTTGTCTCACCTGCAGCAGGCGGTCGAGAACCTGGTGTTCAACGCCCGCGACGCCACGTTCGAGATGCGGAACCACCTCCGCGAGGCGGCCCGCGGCGGCGACGCGGCCGGCCGAAAGCAGCGGCTGCTCGACGCCGCGGCGTGGAAGGGCGAGGTGAGTTTGCGGGCGTTCCGCGACGGCGACGAGGCCGTGCTGGAGGTGCGCGACAACGGCATCGGCATGACCGACGACGTGCGGATGAAGTGCCTGACGACGCACTTCAGCACGAAGCGCGACAATGCCCTGTACGAGGGCTACAGCGCGGGCATGGGGCTCGGGCTGTCGTTCGTGGCGGTGGTGCTCGAACACCACGGAGCTTCGCTCGAAATCGACTCCGCGCCCCTTCGCGGGACGACGTTCCGTGTGCGTTGGCGACGTGCCGAATGA
- a CDS encoding mandelate racemase/muconate lactonizing enzyme family protein — protein sequence MKIVDIRLTGLKGGTVEGGWAAELTPEDNVHTVVEVLTDTDHVGVGSVFTSRDLVAAAMKLLRPFLIGERADEPARVSEKLRQHTFWQGRGGSVEHAISGIDIALWDLFGKHTNQPVARLLGGCYRTKIKPYGSLLFAEPGPLREKLLAAVGRGFKALKLGWAPFGRHDHKKDELLVKTARDTVGPDVELMVDAGGSDAFWPHGYKWALRTAHMLAAYDVTWFEEALPPDDIAGFAELRRHSPVPITTGEVLTRRQSFRPLFEKQAVDIVQPDCTKCGGLTEAWRIAWMAHDHNVLWVPHGWNTAVGLAADIQHACAMPVARYVEFLTPSPYVDDLILNPFRPDADGLLTLPDRPGLGIELNPDALARYGDRG from the coding sequence ATGAAGATCGTCGACATTCGCCTGACCGGCCTCAAGGGCGGCACCGTCGAAGGCGGCTGGGCCGCGGAACTGACGCCCGAGGATAACGTCCACACCGTCGTGGAAGTCCTCACCGACACCGACCACGTCGGCGTCGGCAGCGTGTTCACGAGCCGCGACCTCGTCGCCGCCGCGATGAAGCTGCTGCGGCCGTTCCTCATCGGCGAGCGGGCCGACGAACCGGCGCGCGTCAGCGAGAAGCTGCGACAACACACCTTCTGGCAGGGCCGCGGCGGGAGCGTCGAGCACGCCATCAGCGGCATCGACATCGCGCTGTGGGACTTGTTCGGGAAGCACACGAACCAGCCCGTCGCGCGTCTGCTCGGCGGCTGCTACCGCACGAAGATCAAGCCCTACGGCTCGCTGCTGTTCGCAGAACCGGGGCCGCTGCGGGAGAAGCTGCTTGCCGCGGTCGGACGGGGCTTCAAGGCGCTCAAACTCGGCTGGGCGCCATTCGGCCGGCACGACCACAAGAAGGACGAACTCCTGGTTAAGACCGCCCGTGACACCGTCGGCCCCGACGTGGAGCTGATGGTAGACGCCGGCGGCTCGGACGCCTTCTGGCCGCACGGCTACAAGTGGGCGCTGCGTACCGCCCACATGCTCGCGGCCTACGACGTGACGTGGTTCGAGGAAGCACTCCCGCCCGACGACATCGCCGGCTTCGCGGAACTGAGGCGGCACTCGCCCGTGCCCATCACCACAGGTGAGGTGCTGACGAGGCGGCAGAGCTTCCGCCCGCTGTTCGAGAAGCAAGCCGTGGACATCGTCCAACCCGACTGCACCAAGTGCGGCGGGCTCACCGAGGCGTGGCGGATCGCGTGGATGGCGCACGACCACAACGTGCTGTGGGTGCCGCACGGGTGGAACACGGCCGTCGGCCTCGCCGCCGACATCCAGCACGCCTGCGCCATGCCCGTGGCCCGGTACGTCGAGTTCCTCACGCCGTCGCCCTACGTGGATGACCTGATCCTCAACCCGTTCCGCCCCGACGCCGACGGGTTGCTGACGCTGCCGGACCGGCCGGGGCTCGGCATCGAACTCAACCCCGACGCGCTGGCCCGCTACGGCGACCGCGGGTGA
- a CDS encoding creatininase family protein translates to MSRARTEYRYEKLTWPEVDDAVEMGKVCVVPCGAVEQHGPHLPLDVDLVCPVGIATGAGKEIPDKLLVLPVVAYGYTGHVMDFPGTINTDYEHLIHQVLDITKSLAYHGFKKIVLLNGHGSNMPNLDLAARRTNVETDAECCVAAWWNLLTVDKTFLPKWRESKFPGGCSHACELETSLYLYLDGDNVRKDLIKSGTISFNADDSPFNWVDLFAAGPATTVSWTSSYSDTGVLGDAELATPEKGRQAYEEAVQQLVRFVTWWKDRPKDGRKDRHRTPPTMPLPWGQRPL, encoded by the coding sequence ATGTCCCGCGCCCGCACCGAGTACCGCTACGAGAAGCTGACCTGGCCCGAGGTCGACGACGCGGTCGAGATGGGCAAGGTGTGTGTCGTCCCGTGCGGGGCCGTGGAGCAACACGGGCCGCACCTGCCGCTCGATGTCGATCTCGTGTGCCCGGTCGGCATCGCCACCGGGGCCGGGAAGGAGATCCCCGACAAGCTGCTGGTGTTGCCCGTGGTCGCCTACGGCTACACCGGGCACGTCATGGACTTCCCCGGCACCATCAACACCGACTACGAGCACCTCATCCACCAGGTGCTCGACATCACGAAGTCGCTGGCCTACCACGGGTTCAAGAAGATCGTGCTGCTGAACGGGCACGGCTCGAACATGCCCAACCTCGACCTCGCGGCCCGCCGCACGAACGTCGAGACGGACGCCGAGTGCTGCGTCGCCGCGTGGTGGAATCTCCTCACCGTGGACAAGACGTTCCTGCCGAAGTGGCGCGAGAGTAAGTTCCCCGGCGGCTGCTCCCACGCCTGCGAGCTGGAGACGAGCCTGTACCTGTACCTCGACGGCGACAACGTCCGCAAGGACCTCATCAAGAGCGGCACCATCTCGTTCAACGCCGACGACAGCCCGTTCAACTGGGTCGACCTGTTCGCCGCCGGCCCGGCCACGACCGTGTCGTGGACCAGCAGCTATTCCGACACCGGCGTACTGGGCGACGCCGAACTGGCGACGCCCGAGAAGGGCCGGCAGGCCTACGAGGAGGCGGTGCAGCAGCTGGTGCGCTTCGTGACGTGGTGGAAGGACCGGCCGAAGGACGGGCGCAAGGACCGCCACCGCACGCCGCCGACGATGCCACTTCCTTGGGGACAACGCCCGCTATGA
- a CDS encoding succinylglutamate desuccinylase/aspartoacylase family protein: MSDSPVRSSVDFEKPGKQVGNLFVPYSYNLGGWANLLLPVTVVKNGAGPTVLVLAGNHGDEYPGQVAVMRLLRELVPEQISGRVILVPTLTMPAAKAATRLSPLDGKNFNRCFPGSPTGTPSEVVAHYLTTVLFPLADVVIDMHTGGRSMDFVPCAHMHLVPAGQQRAAMLAGTEAWNTDVCFLYADVAGTGLLPVEAERQGKTVITTEMGGSENVTVAVHRATQAGLRNVLVQQGVLRGEVVPRTKPARWVQALAWEDYRFAPESGVYENLVPLGEDVAAGQPVGAIHFLERPDREPVEVTAHAAGVLVACRAPSVVAQGDCVACVAHDVDPRQLP; encoded by the coding sequence GTGAGCGATTCGCCCGTTCGGAGTAGTGTCGATTTCGAGAAGCCGGGGAAGCAGGTGGGGAACCTGTTCGTCCCGTACTCGTACAACCTCGGCGGCTGGGCCAACCTGCTGCTGCCGGTCACCGTCGTGAAGAACGGCGCCGGGCCGACGGTGCTCGTCCTCGCCGGCAACCACGGCGACGAGTACCCCGGCCAGGTCGCGGTGATGCGGCTCCTCCGTGAGTTGGTTCCCGAGCAGATCAGCGGCCGCGTCATCCTTGTCCCGACGCTGACGATGCCGGCGGCGAAGGCGGCGACGCGGCTGTCCCCGCTGGACGGCAAGAACTTCAACCGCTGCTTCCCCGGCAGCCCGACCGGCACGCCGAGCGAGGTGGTGGCGCACTACCTCACCACGGTGCTGTTCCCGCTCGCCGATGTCGTGATCGACATGCACACCGGCGGCCGCAGCATGGACTTCGTGCCGTGCGCGCACATGCACCTCGTCCCCGCAGGACAGCAGCGTGCCGCGATGCTGGCCGGCACCGAGGCGTGGAACACGGACGTGTGCTTTCTCTACGCCGACGTGGCGGGCACGGGGCTGCTGCCGGTGGAGGCCGAGCGGCAGGGGAAGACTGTCATCACGACCGAGATGGGCGGCAGCGAGAACGTCACGGTGGCGGTTCATCGCGCGACGCAGGCGGGGTTGCGGAACGTGCTCGTGCAGCAGGGCGTGCTGCGCGGCGAGGTGGTGCCGCGCACGAAGCCGGCGCGGTGGGTGCAGGCGCTGGCGTGGGAGGACTACCGCTTCGCCCCCGAGAGCGGCGTCTACGAAAACCTCGTGCCGCTGGGCGAAGACGTGGCCGCGGGGCAGCCGGTCGGGGCGATTCACTTCCTGGAACGGCCCGACCGCGAACCCGTCGAGGTGACCGCACACGCGGCCGGCGTGCTGGTCGCGTGCCGGGCGCCGTCGGTCGTGGCACAGGGCGACTGCGTCGCGTGCGTCGCCCACGACGTGGACCCGCGCCAACTCCCCTGA
- a CDS encoding DUF1501 domain-containing protein: MFTRREALARCGTGLGTLALAGVLADDARGQLDPLAPRAPHFPAKAKRLVHLFMNGGPSQVDTFDPKPMLDQYHGRAVPAGNLRTERKTGAAMKSPFAFAPRGRCGLPVSELFAHTARHIDDMCVVRSMHADVPNHEPSLLLMNSGDGRAPRPSVGSWVTYGLGSENQNLPGFVVMCPGGYPIVTTHNWRSAFLPGVYQGTYLNTQSTDADKLIAHLRNPELSPTRQREQLDLVAALNARHAADRPADPRLEARIRTFELAYRMQAEATDAFDLSREAKKTRDLYGDTVHGRQLLLARRLLERGVRVVQVWSGAGQPWDNHDGLAAAHRTLASQWDRPIAAFLTDLKARGLFDETLVLWGGEFGRTPVAELPALNGRDHNHYGFTCWLAGGGVKGGTAVGATDEFGFRAVENPVHVHDLHATMLHLLGFDHEKLTYRYAGRDFRLTDVHGRVVKEMLA; this comes from the coding sequence ATGTTCACCCGCCGCGAAGCCCTGGCCCGCTGCGGCACCGGCCTCGGCACGCTCGCCCTCGCCGGCGTCCTCGCCGACGACGCGCGCGGGCAACTCGACCCGCTCGCGCCGCGCGCCCCGCACTTCCCCGCGAAGGCGAAGCGACTCGTTCACCTGTTCATGAACGGCGGGCCGAGCCAGGTCGATACGTTCGACCCCAAGCCGATGCTCGACCAGTACCACGGCCGGGCGGTTCCCGCGGGCAACCTCCGCACCGAGCGCAAGACCGGCGCCGCGATGAAGTCGCCGTTCGCCTTCGCCCCGCGCGGCCGGTGCGGCCTCCCCGTCAGCGAGTTGTTCGCCCACACCGCCCGGCACATCGACGACATGTGCGTCGTCCGGTCGATGCACGCCGACGTGCCGAACCACGAGCCGTCGCTGCTCCTGATGAACAGCGGCGACGGCCGCGCGCCGCGTCCCAGCGTTGGCAGCTGGGTGACGTACGGCCTCGGCAGCGAGAACCAGAACCTCCCCGGGTTCGTCGTCATGTGCCCCGGCGGCTACCCGATCGTGACGACGCACAACTGGCGGTCGGCGTTCCTCCCCGGGGTTTATCAGGGCACCTACCTCAACACGCAGAGCACCGACGCCGACAAGCTCATCGCCCACCTCCGCAACCCCGAGTTGAGCCCCACCCGGCAGCGCGAACAGCTGGACCTCGTCGCCGCGCTGAACGCCCGCCACGCCGCCGATCGCCCCGCCGACCCGCGGCTCGAAGCCCGCATCCGCACCTTCGAGCTGGCCTACCGGATGCAGGCCGAAGCGACCGACGCTTTTGACCTCTCCCGCGAAGCGAAGAAGACGCGCGACCTGTACGGCGACACCGTCCACGGCCGTCAACTGCTCCTGGCCCGCCGGCTGCTCGAGCGTGGGGTGCGGGTGGTGCAGGTGTGGAGCGGGGCCGGGCAGCCGTGGGACAACCACGACGGCCTCGCCGCCGCACACCGCACGCTGGCGAGCCAGTGGGACCGACCCATCGCCGCGTTCCTGACGGACCTCAAGGCTCGCGGCCTGTTCGACGAGACGCTCGTGCTGTGGGGCGGCGAGTTTGGCCGTACGCCGGTCGCCGAGTTGCCGGCACTGAACGGCCGCGACCACAACCACTACGGCTTCACCTGCTGGCTCGCCGGCGGCGGCGTGAAGGGCGGCACCGCCGTCGGCGCGACCGACGAGTTCGGCTTCCGCGCGGTCGAGAACCCGGTCCACGTCCACGACCTCCACGCGACGATGCTCCACCTGCTCGGCTTCGACCACGAGAAGCTGACGTACCGCTACGCCGGCCGCGACTTCCGCCTGACCGACGTGCACGGCCGCGTGGTGAAGGAGATGCTGGCGTGA